Proteins from a single region of Fibrobacter sp. UWH6:
- the mltG gene encoding endolytic transglycosylase MltG, which translates to MKKILLCFTLILALAAGFGAYSINSRLQETAQNKTLTLIEVPKGSSPTKIFQILQKNGIWSDELAFKIICHKQKPNLKAGWFEIPAGLTLPQVLAIIESGKNAVKKVTIPEGRASWEIPAYLKKAFPNLDEDRWNKLVQDPKFAQSLGLEAKTLEGYLLPDTYPFAMDANEETILKQMVAANLKLRDEMLSKPQAMWKTLGTWHRVLTLASVVEEETGIPEERPLIAGVFHNRLRIGMPLGADPTVRFIFKNLTGPIYKSQLNSDSPYNTRKFKGLMPGPISNPGRKAIYAALNPAKTEALYFVAKDDGSMTHFFSSTLADHNKYKDVAARNRGE; encoded by the coding sequence ATGAAGAAGATTTTACTTTGTTTTACCCTAATTTTGGCCCTCGCAGCCGGTTTTGGAGCCTATTCCATCAACTCTAGACTCCAGGAAACGGCCCAAAACAAGACTTTAACCCTTATCGAAGTGCCCAAGGGCAGTTCCCCCACCAAGATTTTCCAAATTCTGCAGAAGAACGGAATCTGGTCTGATGAACTGGCATTCAAGATCATCTGCCACAAGCAGAAGCCCAATCTCAAGGCCGGTTGGTTCGAAATTCCCGCAGGTCTTACCCTTCCCCAGGTCCTGGCCATTATCGAAAGCGGCAAGAACGCCGTAAAAAAAGTGACCATTCCCGAAGGCCGAGCCAGCTGGGAGATTCCCGCATACCTGAAAAAGGCATTCCCCAACCTGGACGAGGACCGCTGGAACAAGTTGGTCCAGGACCCGAAGTTCGCCCAAAGCCTGGGCCTCGAAGCCAAGACTCTTGAAGGCTACCTGCTCCCCGACACCTATCCCTTCGCCATGGACGCCAACGAAGAGACAATTTTGAAGCAGATGGTTGCCGCAAACCTGAAACTCCGCGACGAAATGCTCAGCAAGCCGCAGGCCATGTGGAAAACCCTGGGAACCTGGCACCGTGTTCTTACCCTGGCCAGCGTCGTAGAAGAAGAAACCGGCATTCCCGAAGAACGCCCCCTTATTGCAGGAGTCTTCCACAACCGCCTCCGCATCGGCATGCCCCTGGGCGCCGACCCCACCGTGAGGTTCATCTTCAAGAATCTGACCGGTCCCATCTATAAGAGCCAGTTGAACAGCGACAGCCCCTACAACACCCGCAAGTTCAAGGGACTGATGCCCGGCCCCATCTCCAACCCCGGACGCAAGGCCATCTACGCCGCCCTGAACCCGGCAAAGACCGAAGCCCTCTACTTCGTGGCCAAGGACGACGGCTCCATGACACACTTCTTCAGCAGCACCCTGGCAGACCACAACAAGTACAAGGACGTCGCCGCAAGAAACAGAGGCGAATAA
- a CDS encoding MATE family efflux transporter, with translation MQVKDRSLLSLSWPLFLTFGIATFQPMMDSWFLSRTSETAAAGVGALGPLLGALFMAITAFSQAGASIASQFLGAERPRQAGTTQTMVLIGSILLGIAFMLIIIPLEGNIVRWMGLSGEAAGYAQEFLHVVAFGFAFRSLQTTLTALIATNGLTTWNLLGNIITIISNAAMNVVFLNGYFGLPCMGVKGVALATMLSWAISSGILFCILRYKVHHKIRRTDFKRSRIILPDWIRIGFPAAVEPVSFQMFQVVLTAIIVHLGIVSMTARIFSANFAMLAVILSVGLSSGNQILVAHLVGAHDYQMANRRLHQSLIAGCSSGLIVAIIVALFGTELLSLYTNDPEVQRLGKICLWCDVLLQPFKAANMTITSALRASGDSKFPAIVGTAMMWTCGLGTALFLGFTLELGLAGIWLGMAADECYRSIVNYIRWRGGKWKNFGVV, from the coding sequence ATGCAAGTCAAAGACCGCTCCCTGCTCAGCCTATCATGGCCCCTGTTCCTCACATTTGGAATCGCCACATTCCAGCCCATGATGGACAGTTGGTTTCTCTCTAGAACTTCTGAAACCGCGGCGGCAGGCGTAGGAGCCCTCGGTCCCCTGCTAGGAGCGTTATTCATGGCCATTACCGCGTTCTCCCAGGCGGGCGCAAGTATCGCTTCCCAGTTCCTCGGGGCAGAGCGCCCCCGTCAGGCTGGCACCACCCAGACCATGGTCCTCATAGGGAGCATCCTGCTGGGCATCGCCTTCATGCTCATCATCATCCCCCTAGAAGGAAACATCGTCCGATGGATGGGACTCTCCGGAGAGGCTGCCGGATACGCCCAGGAATTCCTTCACGTAGTCGCCTTCGGTTTCGCCTTCAGGTCCCTGCAGACTACACTGACCGCCCTCATAGCTACCAATGGTCTAACCACCTGGAACTTGCTTGGAAACATTATCACCATCATTTCCAATGCGGCCATGAACGTCGTATTCCTGAACGGTTACTTCGGACTTCCCTGCATGGGCGTAAAGGGCGTGGCACTAGCCACCATGCTTTCCTGGGCGATTTCCTCTGGCATCCTGTTCTGCATCTTGCGCTATAAGGTTCACCATAAAATTAGACGTACCGATTTTAAGCGTTCCCGTATTATCCTTCCTGATTGGATCCGTATCGGTTTCCCCGCAGCCGTGGAGCCGGTCAGTTTCCAGATGTTCCAGGTAGTCCTTACAGCCATTATCGTTCACCTGGGAATCGTGTCCATGACCGCACGAATTTTCAGTGCCAACTTCGCCATGTTGGCGGTAATCCTTAGCGTGGGTCTCAGCAGCGGCAACCAGATTCTGGTGGCCCATCTGGTAGGAGCCCACGATTACCAGATGGCCAACCGTCGACTGCACCAGAGCCTTATTGCAGGTTGTTCCAGCGGGCTCATCGTCGCTATCATCGTCGCCCTCTTCGGAACAGAGTTGCTATCCCTCTACACCAACGACCCCGAGGTTCAGAGACTGGGCAAAATCTGCCTGTGGTGCGACGTTCTGCTGCAGCCGTTCAAGGCAGCCAACATGACCATAACCTCAGCGCTCCGTGCTTCAGGAGACTCCAAGTTCCCCGCCATCGTAGGCACCGCCATGATGTGGACTTGCGGCCTGGGAACCGCACTATTCCTCGGATTCACTTTAGAACTGGGCCTTGCAGGAATTTGGTTAGGCATGGCCGCCGACGAATGCTACCGCTCCATTGTCAACTATATCCGCTGGCGCGGCGGAAAGTGGAAAAACTTCGGCGTTGTATAA
- a CDS encoding cellulase family glycosylhydrolase, with the protein MKKLLVSLLVMAAAAFAGPVSYYGKLQAKNAALYSANTGDKVQLKGMSMFWDTWDVGYNFYKKNVIDALVRDWKIEIIRVAHGTGTNLNSNWKSLDETVIDAAISNDIYVIIDYHSHNAQNEVAEAKEFFTHMASKYGKYPNVIFEVFNEPTGEKMWNTIKNYANEIIPVIRKNGGADNLVIVGNSQYSAHPEEVSAGDINDNNYAVTFHFYATEHGVSDGAYSGYSNFKSRVNTALQNGMTVFVTEWGTTEASGDGTVSESKSNEWMTYLDSKKISWCNWSVSNKGETSSAFMNQGNYTNPSNWSVDGYSASGKYVYNQLQNNYKTAPWVNGSTPNTSSSTASSSAMAAGYTDYIDDFEDGDKYAFTGGVWYAYDDSKDDNGAGESTITNDPEKDEDGVDGFKVVVKGDDTKGMLALKGIKLVQGKNLYAPYVALGVKLNKDESDYDLSSCKSISYRYKGAEHNFKAQSSKVENFNYHKIAFKAQSSWTKAEISWEDLDQENWGKAEMETHFSISTALNTINKLTWEVKGIENANKTYDAPTYNYLYIDDVRCDGLAIKPVAGSGSTTGNSSSSTVLNNSSSSTVVTNSSSSIVVGNSSSSTVVTNSSSSTVVANSSSATAAGYKVSGNLEQTVAPNGTFATVTITGVTSFSRDWALSFLTIEEKNGTVTISGTVPEWASSKSETLTINGEKVVVKLTVAAAGASSSSAVQNGSSSSATAGSSATVATPAGVVDDFEDGDNQAYTGGYWFAYNDKGDKGASTFANEEDAENGGYVVIFPATNGSTTMAGLKDVVLDQGDNKYDPYVALGLNLGEEDEAYDLSSCTEISYDYIGSAHNFKAVLKGDGTGALTDYDRHMVAMKASTSWTTAKIAWSDLEQDGWGAEVVLDKSLVSAFHWEIKAEVEPNYLYVDNFKCDGLKIVPPASSDSKDPSSSASTVALNTVVANPLSVALHGRTLQIGGADLVNVDVFDMQGRPMMSLRNVNCDVALETLAGGSYIVRVRAGSANMTKRIMLK; encoded by the coding sequence ATGAAAAAATTATTAGTGTCTCTCTTGGTAATGGCAGCTGCAGCCTTTGCCGGACCCGTAAGCTACTACGGAAAACTTCAGGCAAAAAATGCCGCCCTGTATTCTGCTAATACCGGAGATAAGGTTCAGTTGAAGGGTATGAGCATGTTCTGGGATACCTGGGATGTGGGCTACAACTTCTATAAGAAGAACGTTATTGACGCCCTGGTTCGCGACTGGAAAATTGAAATTATCCGTGTCGCCCATGGTACCGGCACTAATTTGAATAGCAATTGGAAGTCTCTGGACGAAACCGTCATTGACGCTGCCATCAGTAACGATATCTACGTCATTATCGACTACCATTCTCACAACGCTCAGAATGAAGTTGCAGAGGCCAAGGAATTCTTCACCCATATGGCCTCCAAATATGGTAAGTATCCTAACGTCATTTTCGAAGTGTTCAACGAACCCACCGGCGAAAAGATGTGGAACACTATCAAGAATTACGCCAATGAAATCATTCCGGTGATCCGTAAAAATGGTGGAGCTGACAATCTGGTCATTGTGGGTAACAGCCAGTACTCCGCTCATCCCGAAGAGGTTAGCGCAGGTGACATTAACGACAACAACTATGCCGTAACGTTCCATTTCTACGCTACGGAACATGGTGTTTCCGATGGTGCATACAGCGGCTACTCTAACTTCAAGAGTCGTGTCAATACCGCTCTCCAGAATGGTATGACTGTTTTTGTTACTGAATGGGGAACTACCGAAGCTAGCGGCGACGGTACCGTCAGCGAATCCAAGTCCAATGAATGGATGACCTACCTGGATAGCAAGAAGATTTCCTGGTGCAACTGGTCTGTAAGTAACAAGGGCGAAACCTCTTCCGCATTCATGAATCAGGGTAACTACACCAATCCTTCCAACTGGAGCGTAGACGGTTATTCTGCTTCTGGTAAGTATGTCTACAATCAGCTGCAGAACAACTACAAGACTGCCCCGTGGGTAAATGGTTCTACTCCGAATACCTCTTCTTCTACTGCTTCCAGCAGCGCTATGGCCGCAGGCTATACCGACTACATCGATGACTTTGAAGATGGCGACAAGTATGCCTTTACCGGTGGCGTCTGGTATGCCTACGATGACTCCAAGGACGATAACGGTGCCGGCGAATCTACCATCACCAACGATCCTGAAAAGGATGAAGATGGTGTTGACGGTTTCAAGGTTGTGGTGAAGGGTGATGACACTAAGGGCATGCTGGCTCTCAAGGGCATTAAGCTGGTTCAGGGTAAGAATCTGTATGCTCCTTATGTAGCTCTCGGCGTGAAGCTGAACAAGGACGAATCCGATTATGACTTGTCCTCCTGCAAGTCTATCAGCTACCGATACAAGGGTGCCGAACACAATTTCAAGGCTCAGTCCTCCAAGGTTGAAAACTTCAACTACCATAAGATTGCCTTCAAGGCCCAGAGTTCTTGGACAAAGGCCGAAATTTCATGGGAAGATCTGGACCAGGAAAACTGGGGCAAGGCAGAAATGGAAACTCACTTCAGCATTTCTACCGCATTGAACACCATTAACAAGCTGACCTGGGAAGTGAAGGGTATTGAAAACGCTAACAAGACCTATGACGCTCCCACCTACAACTATCTCTACATTGACGACGTCCGTTGCGACGGTCTGGCCATCAAGCCTGTTGCTGGTTCCGGCTCTACCACCGGTAATTCCTCCAGCTCTACTGTTTTGAACAATAGCTCTAGCTCTACCGTCGTTACCAACTCCTCCTCTAGCATTGTCGTTGGCAATTCCTCCTCCAGTACCGTCGTTACCAACTCCTCCTCTAGCACCGTTGTGGCTAATAGCTCCAGTGCTACCGCTGCCGGCTACAAGGTTTCCGGTAACCTGGAACAGACTGTTGCTCCGAACGGTACCTTCGCTACTGTTACTATTACCGGCGTAACTTCCTTCAGTCGCGACTGGGCCCTGTCCTTCCTGACAATTGAAGAAAAGAACGGTACCGTAACCATTTCTGGAACTGTTCCCGAATGGGCATCTTCCAAGTCTGAAACTCTGACCATCAATGGTGAAAAGGTCGTTGTCAAGTTGACCGTTGCTGCTGCGGGTGCCTCTTCTAGCTCTGCTGTCCAGAACGGTTCCTCCAGCTCTGCAACAGCAGGAAGCAGCGCAACTGTTGCTACCCCCGCAGGCGTAGTGGATGACTTCGAAGATGGCGACAACCAGGCTTACACTGGTGGCTACTGGTTCGCTTACAACGATAAGGGCGACAAGGGCGCATCTACCTTCGCTAACGAAGAAGACGCTGAAAATGGTGGCTATGTGGTAATTTTCCCGGCAACCAACGGTTCCACCACTATGGCTGGCCTTAAGGATGTCGTTCTGGATCAGGGTGATAACAAGTATGATCCTTATGTGGCTCTCGGTTTGAACCTGGGCGAAGAAGATGAAGCCTACGATCTTTCCAGCTGCACCGAAATTTCTTACGACTACATCGGTTCCGCTCATAACTTCAAGGCTGTCCTCAAGGGTGATGGCACGGGCGCTCTGACTGATTATGACCGCCATATGGTTGCTATGAAGGCTTCTACCTCCTGGACTACTGCCAAGATCGCCTGGTCTGACCTGGAACAGGATGGCTGGGGTGCTGAAGTGGTTCTGGATAAGTCTCTGGTTTCTGCTTTCCACTGGGAAATCAAGGCTGAAGTTGAACCCAACTACCTCTATGTGGATAACTTCAAGTGCGATGGTCTCAAGATTGTTCCGCCGGCAAGCAGCGATAGCAAGGATCCCAGCTCTTCTGCTTCTACCGTCGCTCTGAATACCGTTGTTGCTAATCCGCTGTCTGTGGCTCTCCATGGCCGTACCCTCCAGATTGGTGGTGCTGACCTTGTGAATGTTGATGTGTTCGATATGCAGGGTCGCCCCATGATGAGTCTCCGCAACGTCAATTGCGATGTTGCCCTGGAAACTCTGGCTGGCGGTAGCTACATCGTACGCGTCCGTGCTGGCTCTGCCAACATGACCAAGCGCATCATGCTGAAGTAA